DNA from Candidatus Binatia bacterium:
GCTCCATTTACATCCGCCGAACGGCGCATACGGCGTGAGGTCCATGTGCTGGTTGACCCAGCCGGTACCCGACTCGATTTCCTGTACGAGAGCTTCGCCACGCTTCACGTCGGAGGTCCACACCGATGCGCCCAGGCCGTAGTGTGTCCGGCTGGCCTGTTCCAACGCGTCCTCCAGGTGTTTGTATTTGAGCACGGGCAGCGCCGTGCCGAACTGCTCTTCGTCGACCAGCCGCATCCCGGAGTGCACGTTGGTGACAATGGTGGGCGGATAGAAGTAGCCCGGGCTGTCGAGGCGGCTGCCGCCGACTTCGATCTTGGCGCCGTTCTGGCGCGCGTCTTCGACCAACTCCATCACCTTGGTGAGCTGCATCTGATTGTTGATCGGTCCGAGCTGCGTGTCCGGCTCCAGGCCGTTACCCATCTTCACGCTTTTGGCGCGCTCGATCAGGCCCTTCACGATCGGCTCGTACACCTTCTCGTGCACGTAGAGGCGCTTGATTGCCGTGCAGACCTGGCCCGAGTTCTGAAAGGCGCCCCAGAAGAGCCCATCGACGACGGCGTTCGGGTCGACGTCGTCGAGCACAATGGCGGGATCGTTGCCACCAAGCTCCAGCGTCACACGCTTCAGGTCCTCGGCGGCGTAGGCCATGATCTTCTTCCCGGTGGCGACGCTGCCGGTGAACGAGATCTTGCGCACCTGCGGATGCGAGGCCAGCTGCGCCCCGAGCTCACCGCTGCCGGAGATGATGTTCAGCACACCGGCCGGCAAAATGTCCTTCAGGATGTCACCCACCATGAGGGAGGTCAGTGGCGTGAACGGTGACGGCTTGGCCACGACGGTGTTGCCGGCCAGCAACGCCGGCGCCAGCTTCCATGACAGCAAGATGACGGGGAAGTTCCACGGCGTGATCGCGGCCACCACACCGAGCGGCTTGCGGACGATCTG
Protein-coding regions in this window:
- a CDS encoding aldehyde dehydrogenase family protein; amino-acid sequence: MHSYPMLIDGRLVNTAEQDNVINPALGAPFATCARATTTQVDAAVEAAARAFRSWRKDQAFRRAKLKECAAAIQKRAQDIGMLLSQEQGKPVAAAAGEVYGAAFWFSYFADLAIEPEILKDDHEKRVQIVRKPLGVVAAITPWNFPVILLSWKLAPALLAGNTVVAKPSPFTPLTSLMVGDILKDILPAGVLNIISGSGELGAQLASHPQVRKISFTGSVATGKKIMAYAAEDLKRVTLELGGNDPAIVLDDVDPNAVVDGLFWGAFQNSGQVCTAIKRLYVHEKVYEPIVKGLIERAKSVKMGNGLEPDTQLGPINNQMQLTKVMELVEDARQNGAKIEVGGSRLDSPGYFYPPTIVTNVHSGMRLVDEEQFGTALPVLKYKHLEDALEQASRTHYGLGASVWTSDVKRGEALVQEIESGTGWVNQHMDLTPYAPFGGCKWSGIGYENGIWGYHEFTEMQVVNAKK